A stretch of the Arachis stenosperma cultivar V10309 chromosome 6, arast.V10309.gnm1.PFL2, whole genome shotgun sequence genome encodes the following:
- the LOC130936075 gene encoding NAC transcription factor 29 gives MGSPESNLPPGFRFHPTDEELILHYLRKKVASIPLPVSIIAEVDIYKLDPWELPAKAAFGEKEWYFFSPRDRKYPNGARPNRAAASGYWKATGTDKTIVVSPAATVTRRVGQESSVGVKKALVFYKGRPPKGVKTNWIMHEYRLVDNNRPIKLKDTSMRLDDWVLCRIYKKSKFSVSSPEESPSSEVQAAEENGLFKNTILRSPIPTPSPSPPSPLPQPLLSQKSVSFSNLLDAMDYSMLSTILSENNNNNTLDQQQYSQINTNQLNHSSNMENISNSNMMVMRSKRQIEEETTTVLHPSKKFHHQLMGSSSCSFPNNINNTNTAQYENPQWNYLVKQSFLNQHLLLAPHLRFQG, from the exons ATGGGATCACCCGAATCAAATTTGCCACCAGGTTTTAGGTTCCATCCAACGGATGAAGAACTCATTCTTCACTACCTTAGGAAGAAggtagcatccatacccttaccTGTTTCCATCATCGCTGAGGTTGATATCTACAAATTGGATCCATGGGAATTACCag CTAAGGCTGCGTTTGGTGAGAAAGAATGGTACTTCTTCAGTCCAAGAGACCGGAAGTACCCAAACGGTGCGAGGCCAAACAGGGCAGCTGCTTCAGGGTATTGGAAGGCTACGGGTACCGACAAGACCATCGTGGTGTCGCCGGCGGCCACAGTTACACGTAGAGTAGGCCAAGAGAGCAGCGTTGGTGTCAAGAAGGCTCTTGTTTTCTACAAAGGAAGGCCTCCAAAGGGTGTCAAAACCAATTGGATCATGCACGAATATCGTCTTGTAGACAACAATAGACCCATTAAGCTCAAAGATACTTCCATGAGA TTGGATGACTGGGTTCTATGCCGGATTTATAAGAAGTCGAAATTCTCAGTATCTTCACCGGAGGAATCACCGTCGAGTGAAGTTCAGGCTGCAGAAGAAAATGGTTTATTCAAGAACACCATTTTAAGGAGTCCAATTCCAACACCGTCGCCATCGCCACCGTCGCCGCTGCCGCAGCCACTGCTCTCTCAAAAATCTGTGTCCTTCTCAAACCTCTTAGATGCCATGGACTACTCCATGCTCAGCACCATCTTATCTGagaacaataacaacaacaccCTTGATCAGCAACAATACTCGCAGATCAACACCAACCAATTGAACCATTCATCGAACATGGAGAACATTAGTAACAGCAACATGATGGTGATGAGGTCAAAGCGCCAGATAGAGGAGGAAACAACAACGGTGTTGCACCCATCAAAGAAGTTCCATCACCAACTTATGGGCTCTTCTTCTTGCAGCTTCCCTAATAACATTAACAACACAAACACTGCACAATACGAGAACCCGCAATGGAACTACCTTGTCAAGCAATCCTTCTTGAACCAGCACTTACTTCTCGCTCCTCATCTTCGATTTCAAGGATAG